AGGGGATTATGAATGGATTCAAATTTGACCACTCTTCCAACGCTGTTCCCATGCATCAATCCGAAAGTACCAATTAACGACTTGTCTAACACCAGAGACTCCAATGAGGGGCATCCAAGCACTATTTCCAGATCAGACTTATCTAAGTTGCTGAAACCATGCAATGCAAGGTATTTCAAGCATTTATGTCTTGAAAATGGATGAATGCTAGCTCTGGTTACAGGTGCATTCAACCCTGTATGATGCAAAACAAGTACTTCCAAGTTGCGGCAATTCTCAGCAAGAGCAAAAAATGTACGGTCTGACAACTTCCAAATGGCACTCAATTTCAATTCCCTGAGGGTTTGAATTGTTGAGATTGCCACACCTCCAATATCAGTCACTTGGTTGAAGCCGGTCAATTCGAGGTGCTCTAAGCTACGCAAGTTGACCAAAAGCTGGATCCCAGTATCAGTGATTCCACGGCAACGCTCAAGGACCAATTTCCTGAGGGTTCTAGAGATAGATCCATTTGCCAGGAATCCCAATCCGACATCAGTAACATTCGGACAGTATGTTAACTCCAACGTGCTTATGGAAGACGACCCAATTGCTCTAAATGCATGATCAGAGATGAGAGAGTTAACATCCAAATGCAAAGACTTCAAGTTATGTGCTGATTGAAAAAGCGCATCAACTCCAGCATTCCCTACAACCTTGCTACCCTGAAACATAAGTCTGGACAATTTAGGACACCCAATGGCCAAAGCTCGTAGACCTTCCGTCCCCAAATGACCATCACTTTGGACATGTCTAGTTTCATAAAAGCTCGCCATGTAGGTCTCGAGTTTGGGACATGTTTTGGCAATGAATTCGAGTCGGGTGTCAGTCGGTGGATAAAACCATGCTTGTTTATTTCGCCTTTTTCTTTTTTTGGTAAGCTCCCGTGTTGTTCTGAAATCGACCAAGTTTGGGAACTTAGTCAGTAGCTCCAATGGGAACATGGGTCGGCAAACCCGAAGTGATGTTCGGCTTAGACGCTCAACTGTTAACCATTGCTTGCACACCTCGGAGAATGATTTTCTACCTTCTTCCTGGTCGACCTTGTTAAGGATTTGGGCAAGTAAATCGTCGTTCAACATGGAATTAATATACCCTGATTTCCTTTTAGCGTCTATACCCATTTTTTCTTTGGACCAACGAAACAACCAAACTGGAGGAACTATAAAGAACAGGTTGGGAATTAAACCTGATGTTTAGGGATGAAAGGCTTCAGCTACTCATCATCGAGCGAGTGATCAGCAATGCAGATCGGCCCGCCCGCCCATGGTTGCCGCCGAAAGTTGCTCCGGTTGTGAATGACTGGAAAGATGCTGAAGAGAAACAGAGAAGAAAAGCGTGCGGCGTGAGTAGTAGGTTTTTACTATATATGAGAGGAAATTAATAGGGTGGTGCACTGGTGGAGGTGCATTGTAGCCAAACCCACTCTGAATTCCACACGTAACTTTCAAATGTAGTTGTGGCTACTCGGGTCTCTTTGAGGATCGAGAACCGAGCCGGAAACCCTGCGGACAAAATCGTACCGGTTAAGAGAGTTGTAGGTAGTAGGGCTGGACTTTTGGTCCGCCAATTGAAATTGATTAGTTTCATCCTCGAAGAACTGGGAGTTTTGGGTTTATGCCAGCCAGTTCAATAACTTGTTACTTACACACTTTTGACATACATAAGCAAGCAATTTAAACATTTCTCACCGCTAAACACAGAATCCCCCCATCGACTCTAAAATATGGTGGCATGGGCAGCAGGATTATGAACTACATGGAGCTATAGATATGTACTGCAGATGGAAACAGATAAACGAAGAAATTTAGACCAAGAGATTATTTGTCAATCATGAACTTTTGCCTGTTGAACTGTTCCAAATCCGTTAGGCAGCGAGCAGGCATGATCACAATCAAAAGATAAATACATAAAACCCGCGCTACATCAAACTTTCCTATCCAAGACCCTCCAAACAAGGGAATCTCATGTAAGAAAATTAAAATCAAAACAAGGGAAAGAGGCAACATAATCCTTGCACCCATGACGAGATGTGGTTCAAACAATTTTCGTCATCATTGTTCTGCAACAGCTGGTTCTGCCTCAGAGAAATAGTCATGCCTGTAATTGAAAAGAATGTCATGGAGGGCCACATTCAAAGGATAACTTGGTAAGAGACCATCACATTTACAAATAAAAAAGAGATGAAATTCACTTACCGTATTTTCCGTGAGAGTTGGTAGAGGCCTGTCCCTGCCATTGCTACGTTGACACTAAAAAGATTCCAGTTCTTCTGCAATTACGAATTACAGAGACCAATAATCAAAATCAGAAAATCCATCTGAACAAGCTACAAAGTAACCAAGTAAAGCTAATCAGCTATGTTCACTACTTGGTTTTTGTTATTGAGTAGAGAAAAAAAACAATGAATTCCCTTCAAAGGAAAAAGGATATGTACGGTCCCAATTGACACTACAAATTCAATAATAATGACCAAGATAACAACAGAAAGTAGAGACAGTAGTTGAAGATGCATGCATCACCAAAGTATGAAATACTAGTCAGCGTTCTCTTGCAAATTTTCAGTCAAACTGATGATCGTTTGTGTACTGAACTAGATCAAATCCAGTAAATCAACCTACGAACTAATTCTGTCCAATATAAATCATTTGTCTTCATATTAGTGAACTTGAAAAGAAAAGTAACTATGTGACACTACCCAGAGTAAAGCAGTTAAAAAAAATCTTGGCATGGGAACTTCTAGATGCTGGATCATTATACCCATGGTTATACTTACTGGAGTGATGACAGTGCTGTAGCGTGACCATACAATTCCAGTGCATGCAACAGCTGGGTAATATCAAACAAAAAAGGGTGAGGTGACTAAAATCAAATGAAAAATGACTGTTTCTTTACAACAACACTAGTTTAATATTTAAAAACCAATTTGTATGTGGTGTGCATGCTCACACATGGTTTAAACTTTATAAAAACATAAAACAGCAGCACCATCGAACAAACCTATTTGCTGAGGATATGAAAGATTCTCAGGTGGTTTAGCGAAGTCAGCAATATTAGCTATGCTGATGCCCCATTTAAAAGTTGGTGCCCAAAAATGAACTGCAACAACAAAGCAGTGTAAGGTTCTCACTTAACAGACAATAAACAACAAATGGAATAATATCGAATAATCTGTATGCCAAACTATACATCACAATGCAGCAAATCTTAATCCGCTCTGAACTCAATGTAATTGTAACCGATCAATAAAAGAGCCACACTTGTTTCCAAGTTTCAAACGATGCTTTGCCCAATACAAGAAGTTTACATACAAAAATTAAAGGTACAAATATAAACACAAACAGACAAATTGTGTGTGCTGCGACTTTATTAAACCCGGATTACTTTCACATTTGTTAACCCCTAGTTTCTAAATTTGAAGTCTAACTCATCAAAATTAAACTGCAAAAATCTAAACTTGATCAATATAAAAGATGATTCATTTTGGGTTTTCGAACAATCCCAATTTCCAGAAACAAAGCTTGATTCTTAAATCCGATCCTTCCAATTCAATTCAATCCAAAATGAAAGACCTAATTCGCCCGAAAACAGAATTAAAGATGGAAACTTTTTATGATTTTGATGAAATTGAATCGAATAATCGGAGAATTGGGATAGTGAGAAAGGGAGTGACTCACTGGTTTTAGGGCCGGCGGGGTGGTTCCACAGCGCTTGGAGCTTTGAAGTCGCCATGAATCTCTCTCTCTGCAACTCTCTCTCCCTCAAAAGCTCAATATCAGCTCTCGACTGTGTTTAAGTACGCCAACGGCGACACGTGTACGGTTTAGAGTTTATTTCGAGTCTTGGTGGCTGGCCAAAACGATGTCGCTTTGGTCAACTGTTCCTTTCAACAAAGGTGTACCAGGTCAGCAATAAGATTCCCAAATTAAAAACTGATAATGATAATGATTTAGCTAGGAGTTTTTGTTTCAAGAAATTTTTAAATGCTATAGGAGGACCACGTAACAGTCTGACGTGGTTCTACGTTCCAATCAAATTTAGACATGTGGATTTTTTATAACTAAAATATAAACAAATATTTTCTGTTTTTTATGAAATGACATTCATGGGTATTTAACAAGTTCAAACCAGGGTCTAGGGTATAGGGTTTAAAGTTTAAGGTTAGAGTTTAGGGTATAGGGTTTAAGGTATAGGGTATAGGGTTTAGGGTTTACGGTTTGGGGTTTAGGGCTTAAGGTTTAGTATTAAAAAAACAACAGAAAACCTAAAATGGTCTTTGACAAAATAGATAAAATAATTTTCGTAAAGAAAATCTACATGTCTAAATTTGATTAGAAAGTAAGACCACGTCAGACTACCACGTGGTCCTCCCGTAGCACTGAAAAATTTCTCGTTTGTTTCAGTCTAAAGATCCTAAATATAATGCACAAATTCAGGCATTCCTTCAATTACAGAGTTAAAAACTACAGGGAGAGGGAGAGGATCTACTTACTAATCAAATTGAACTACAATTTCCTACCATACAACTTTGACTAAAAGGATGTCCAAAACCAAATAGAAGAACCTAAAAGAGTACAAGAAACATGAAAATTTCTGATTGAAACATATGTCCTATTATGCGACGTCAATGGCCTGTGCCGAGAACCATCTCTATAACTGCAAAGGTTCAGTCCTGCGCTACTGCATTTCTATACCTACACATCTTCTATGCAGTAAATCAGCATCCTGATAACCAAGACCAATCATCCTATTCAAATTAATCCTGTGTTTCAGGCCACAACATTGACGAAAGAAGGAGCCATCTGCAGCAAGTGCAACACCCCGAGATGACTAGTCATCCCTTCCCATAGGTGATAGCTTGCAAATGTACCTTCTTGTCACATATTGTGTCCCGTAAGTTAGTCTTTCCATCTGCAGAAAATAATGAAGCAAGGGCAAATGCATGGGGATCCAATTATGGTTTCTTTCCTCATTTCCTATGAGATACCATGATGGAACACATCTGCCGGTCATGTCAGCAAGCAACTGATGAGGCCTCATAAACCGGACGAATTCTATTAGGTGCAGGTCTTGCAATAAGACCATCTGTAACCCAACCAACTGATTCCCCATCGGTTTTGATGATGTCAAATTCCCTCCGCACATAATCTAGAGACATTTCCAGTCTTCCACCTGGTCTGCAGTCGATGGAAGTTCCTTTTGCTTCAATTCCGGCATTCTTCTCCAACCAATACAGATAATTGACATGAAACAATGCTTTGAGCATGTCTTGTAGTGAAGATGTTTCTTTAAGAACCACCTGATTCACACCAATATATAAAGTCACAACCAAAAAGTTTTTATGTCCAAGTGTAAATGCATACAAGGTAGACAAAAATAATCGCACTACAGTTTTCAGTTTCAACAAAAGATACGAAGACATAATCTTGATCTTTCTTATGGATTCCTTTCCTTTGGATGTTCTACAATTCCATAAAGCGAGTGAAATAAACAGGAGGACGGGGGATTAGAGAAAAAGATAATAACTCACACAGTATCTTCCCCTGTGCTCGGTCAAAATATAGCCTTCTTCTTTATATAAATTGAACAGTGCATGCACATCCTCTTTGTTGTTGATTAGATCACTAAGCTTGCATCCCAACTGCAACCTTTGCTCAATTTCAGCTGCAGCATCCTTCGCTTCTGAAGATAATACTGTTGGTTGTCCCTAAAGATGGATGTACAAAGGAAACAATGCATGCACATCAGACTATGCAACCTTCAACATAAGCATAAAATCATTTATGAACTATTATCTGATTCCATATTGTTTAGTATCCTCTGAGTAACTATTAAATGTATAAATATTTCAAAACCTCCGAATCAAGAAAGGAGACTTCATTAAATATTGTGAGTCGCACTTGATAGTAATCTTAGTTGTGCTCGAAGCATCATGGCTTCGCAAGTTGAATCATTTCCTCAAGGAATAATTGATTAAACTTACATCTACTAGGCTTTCTTATCTCTCTGTATCTCTTGAACAGTCATCTATGACCCTTCTACCATCTCCCACAAGACACAACACAGCCTTCAGACTGAAATCTCAAAACTGTCCTACATTACTCAAGTTCATAAGTAATTAGTCACATGAGGAGGGCATGAATAACTCACTTTGTTTGCTGGCTTCCAATTCAGAAATGGTACAGCTGGAAAAAGCGGTTCCTCTTCGTTGACATCTTTGACAGGAGGTGCTTGGCCACTAAGCAGATATTCGCTAAAAACCAAACCTTTGAAACAACCAGGAACATTTTATTTAGTTTGTAATTCAGATCGTCAAGAAAATAGTTATTATTTGATTTTCTTATGAAGATAGGTACGAAAAATGATGCTGCATGTGATAAAGATGGGTCTGGTCATCAAGGAACAGTAATTGGGGTATCACGACATATTCCATTTGGATGCTGATGAACAACGCATACTCAACATGCTATGGTTCCAATTTAACTTCATAGGCCTATTAGTGTGCTGAATCATCATGAATCCTTTCTTTTCACATTCTTGGAAGGCAGTCATGCAACAGAATATTTGGTGTTCTTATTCAGAGAAAAGCATGTTTGGTATTTTTTTTTTCCCTGCTGAGAAGAATATTTGGTTTTTCATGCACAAGACAGCTTGCAATGAATGAAATGTGGATTAAAAAAATATCCGCCCACATTATTTTCCATAACAAAAAATAAAAAATAAAAACTTAAGAAAAACAGGAATTACTTGCACGATAAGGATTTAAAGTCCTTAATTGAATGGCTTGATACGATTTCAGATTGCAGAACATGTGGATGCAAGTGACCAGACTAAATGAAGCTAGGCCCAGAGACGTAGAAGAGCCTATCTGGTTAGCCAATGCTATACCAAGCATGATCCCAATAAACTTGCTCACCATTCCCTGAGCTTCACCCTTAGCAATCACCTACAGTTTATTATCATCCTTTCAGATTAGTACAACAAGGTAAAAGAATAAAACCAATCAAATTCTAGTGCCATTTGATACCTCAGCAAAGTTCCTCTGAGCAGCAAAACCAGCATAGAAACAGCTCCTTGTAGCAGCCTGTCAAATGATAACCACACATCATTATATTGGTTGAAATGATGATGTACATACATTATTATAAATGAATCGCAATTCAACATTGCCTACATATGAGTATGTTCTCAACTATACCCACAGTTAATACATTTATAGAGCGCCGTTATCATAAAGAAAAAAGCTACTCGTACTTCTTATATAAAAGTCGGAAACTTGACATCGAAAATAACCTGAATAAGTGCAGCAGCCGAGCGCCCTGCGCCAGCAGCAGCACCAATCAAGAGAAAATGATTAGGAAACACAGGCGTAAGCATCTCCATTCCAAAAGCAGCATTCTCAAGAAGGTCAGCAAACAGCCTCCACCCTTTCGGGTTGACATCAAAATGCCTCCCGTATTTCGAGAGCATAATCTTGCTCAGGTATCCAATCCCATCCTTGAGCACCCAATTCAGCGCCGCAGCCGTCGGAATAGCACCTTTCCCCAATCCAACAGCATACAGCAAAGCCTTCACAAACAAATCAAACTCATCATCATCATCAATTCTACACTACAAAATACAACAATGCGTGCCGAAAAAAAAAGGCGAAAACTAAGCTACCTGTGTGGCAAGGACACCGCTGACCTGGCTAGCGACGCCCTGGACAGCTCTCCAGAGAGAGTAGTCCAGATAATCACTAGTCACACTATCAGGAAAACCTTCTGGAAGCATCAACTGCACAAATAGACTCTTGCATTGAAGCCCTAGGCTCTCAAAGCTTATCGAACCCAAGCCGCCGCCGCCGTCAGCAACAAAGGCGTCCCTCACAAAATCAGGAGCGAGCTTCGTCCACTTGCCTCCCTTGACCTCCCACACAGACTCCGCGTCCTCCTCCGACGCTAGGGCATACGCCAGCCTGAGGTGGCAGAAGCAACACGCCACGGCGGCGAGGAATATAGACGAGAACAGAGCGAGGTTGTGAGACGAACCGCCGCTGTCGTCGTCGTGCCACCACCACGAGGATGAGTCGAAGGGATTGTTCCAACCTCCGCCGGAGTTGTTGTTGTTGTTTCCGGCGTCGGAGCCGCCGGTGGGGGCGGTGAGGAAATGTTTTAGAGGCGGCAGGACGCGGGAGCGGAATTGCGGTGGTGAGTTGAGGTGGAGGGAAGAGAAGAGAGGAGTGAGGTTTGGAGGAGAGGGCCATGGCGCGGCGGAGTTGGTAGCGGCGGCGAGGTAGGGACGCGGTGGAGGCGGGAAATGGAGAGTGAACAAGGACTTGGAAGCGCAGCCCATCTCTCCCTCCTTTCTCACTTGTGCTGCTGCTGCTTCTTTATTTACCAAATACACCTTTTCTTTTTATTCATTTACGGGGTCATGTCGACATTGGTTGGAGTTAAATTTCAAAGAAAACGTTTTGACATAATTTTTCGACAAAGCTTAGAATGTATGAGGAAAACGTGATTTTGGTTATAAGAGATTTATGCCAAGAAAGAGTTAGAATGCCTATTTATCATTTAGAGTTAGAATGTCTATTATTATTTGGTCTAGTGATATAAAATCTCCTATTTATATGTGGGAGGTCGTCAGTTCGACTCACATAGACCGGTCGTAGTATCTGAATTGTTTAGTTAAAAAAAAAAAATTAGAAGCATACAGTCCACAATTTGAAGGATAAATTCACAAAAGTGAATCATTTTCCATGTTTTCAAGACTGCATACGGTTTATGTCAGTTTTCACCGAAATTGGTATTCTGTAAGGTTCCAAATTAGATCAGATTAAATTTGTCCTAATTCTGTCCAGCATGAATCGTAGATAGCGAGTACAGATGCCTTAGATTATTTTCAATCTGACAAAGAATTGAGATACCAATATACAGTATAATCAAACAACTAATCACGAATTGAACCCTTGAAAAGACAAAAAAAATAGAATGCTCAGAAGAGCCCTATATATGTATTTGTGTGTGTGTGTGTTTGAGAGCTGGGTGGATGGTTCCTCCTGAAACCTGAAACGGACTAGTTTGATTTAAACAATGTCTGAATGTATAGGAGGATATTTGTACACCTTTGGTATAATCGCTGCCTATATATCATCTTTCATCATTTCTCATGTCAAAATGTGCTAACTCATGAAACAATGAAGTTTGTGTTAATAAACTGCTAATGTGAATCATAGACTAGACATATATGTGTAGTGTTGAACATTTAAGATTGTTGGATTTCTGATCAGATCAGGCGGATTCAGATCAGAAAGTGAGCTCAAGCGGATGCCTCATGTATAGTGCTCAGCAGATCCGCAGCCCTGATCGAAAGTGAACTTTGGCGATATTCAGAGGGGGTGAACATGATTATGGTACCAAGTAATTTCAGAATCCGTGAAGCACTGTTGGTGAACATGACCCTAGATCCCAAGTACATTGCAGCCTTGTTAACAGATCAACACTCACCTGCAAAACAATCTGTTGAAATTGATCAATTAGGACAGCTCGATCCAAAACCACAATATCAACCACTTGAAAGAAAAGTGGAAAAAAAAAAATCTGAAATTATTCAATACCTATAAGAGGGTAGAAATATTGAGATTCAACGGAACACACTTAACTTGAGGCAACATTAGCATAGGCACAGGAGAAAATATTTACTAAAACTGGTGACAATAGATATGCGGTGGCATTACCAATACATGAAAATTATGCACCAGTAAGAATAGGTTTAAGAATCAAATAAAAACTAGATGCACAATCAGGAGACACACTCTTAATAAGATGGTATATGATTCTTGGCCTCCCTGGCAAATATATTTCAACTGGAAGATCCCTTTAATTGCAATACCCAAGAAAGATAGATGTCTTTATTATCTTAAATATAGCCATTGTAATGGGAGAAGTATATGTCAAGTCATCACTTCAGAAATATTTAGCAGGTGTACCATATTTTGAGAAACTATTGTTTTAGGTATGCAGTAAAATATGTCTTAGCTGAACTGGAATACATATTTGTAGATTGTAGGGCCAATATCAATACCTTAAGCTTGAATGGGGATTTCAAGTTATTTCTCAATAAATATAAAGGGTAGTTAGAAAGAAAGAAATGAGCATACCAAAAATTTGCAGATGAACATGTTTTAAACTTTTGTCATGTGTGCCTCAGTAAGAGAAGAGTTCAAGTCTTCTCGAGATTGTGATCGCCTGCTTTGAAGACGCATCTGAGATCTGTGAGGAGACCAGAAAGAGCCCATGCTACTGCTGTCGAATTGCATCTGGCCCAGGCTATTTGCCGAATAGCTATGGGATATACTGCTACTTGATGGGTACAAGGAAGACTCCATTAGTTGGATGTCACCACCGTTGTTGAGACCATGTCCCAATCCGAATGGTCTTTGTTGGACACCACCTGCAACTGTCGGACTTAGAGGCGTCTTTACTCTGCCATCCCCTGAAATACAAAGTTGACATTGACTCCTAAGGATATAGCAGGGGGCATTACAAATTCATAGGACCATCCTCAAAAGGCTCTATACTAGCATCCCTCATATTGGGACATATCTTGGTTCTTTTTCTCGAATTTCTCAATATTTCCCTAATAATTTCATTATAGGCGCATGTTGTTACACACAAACCAGCCCTCTTAAGACTCTAGATTCATAGCCTTCCACATAATCATTCTCATGAATTTGCACTAGATTGCTTAAACTATAAATGTACACAGCTAATTCACTGAAACAATTTGTTCTCTTATACCTAGCCTAGCTATTATGTATATCCAAACATCACATTCTGGAGGGACTGATTCAGAACCATGACCAGAGGATGTGATGAATAAATGAGGGGAAGATCCCTCCAGAGGAAACCTCTTGGAAACACAATGGGAACACGGTAAAATTCTAATGTAAGAAACATTACAGTTGCTTATGCAAATCATTTCAGAACTAGCAAATCAAAATTCTTGAATAAGAGCTTACCAGGAATAATAGGACTCCAGCGCTGGAACCGGAAAGGAGATTGCATAACAGATGCAGAAGAGGCATTATTGCTCATAAACAGCGGGAGATACGGCCTCCAGAAAACCTTTGGCATCCAATTGCCAATGCATGATAATGCACAAAGGAGTAAAATCAATGATATAAACAAAACCAAAAGAAGAAATATTGGGTTTATTTTCATCTGGAGTATTTCATAACTGCGAAACCCCAGTCCAATCGAAAGTGTCTTTCCAGCTTCCAGCAGAGCAACCCCCTGTGTCCATGTGATACTTCCAGAACCAATGGTGATTTGTTTGTCTATAATGTGCAAGCCC
The window above is part of the Fragaria vesca subsp. vesca linkage group LG2, FraVesHawaii_1.0, whole genome shotgun sequence genome. Proteins encoded here:
- the LOC101296179 gene encoding UPF0420 protein C16orf58 homolog, with amino-acid sequence MGCASKSLFTLHFPPPPRPYLAAATNSAAPWPSPPNLTPLFSSLHLNSPPQFRSRVLPPLKHFLTAPTGGSDAGNNNNNSGGGWNNPFDSSSWWWHDDDSGGSSHNLALFSSIFLAAVACCFCHLRLAYALASEEDAESVWEVKGGKWTKLAPDFVRDAFVADGGGGLGSISFESLGLQCKSLFVQLMLPEGFPDSVTSDYLDYSLWRAVQGVASQVSGVLATQALLYAVGLGKGAIPTAAALNWVLKDGIGYLSKIMLSKYGRHFDVNPKGWRLFADLLENAAFGMEMLTPVFPNHFLLIGAAAGAGRSAAALIQAATRSCFYAGFAAQRNFAEVIAKGEAQGMVSKFIGIMLGIALANQIGSSTSLGLASFSLVTCIHMFCNLKSYQAIQLRTLNPYRASLVFSEYLLSGQAPPVKDVNEEEPLFPAVPFLNWKPANKGQPTVLSSEAKDAAAEIEQRLQLGCKLSDLINNKEDVHALFNLYKEEGYILTEHRGRYCVVLKETSSLQDMLKALFHVNYLYWLEKNAGIEAKGTSIDCRPGGRLEMSLDYVRREFDIIKTDGESVGWVTDGLIARPAPNRIRPVYEASSVAC
- the LOC101314336 gene encoding mitochondrial pyruvate carrier 2-like; translated protein: MATSKLQALWNHPAGPKTIHFWAPTFKWGISIANIADFAKPPENLSYPQQIAVACTGIVWSRYSTVITPKNWNLFSVNVAMAGTGLYQLSRKIRHDYFSEAEPAVAEQ
- the LOC101309505 gene encoding F-box/LRR-repeat protein 4-like; protein product: MGIDAKRKSGYINSMLNDDLLAQILNKVDQEEGRKSFSEVCKQWLTVERLSRTSLRVCRPMFPLELLTKFPNLVDFRTTRELTKKRKRRNKQAWFYPPTDTRLEFIAKTCPKLETYMASFYETRHVQSDGHLGTEGLRALAIGCPKLSRLMFQGSKVVGNAGVDALFQSAHNLKSLHLDVNSLISDHAFRAIGSSSISTLELTYCPNVTDVGLGFLANGSISRTLRKLVLERCRGITDTGIQLLVNLRSLEHLELTGFNQVTDIGGVAISTIQTLRELKLSAIWKLSDRTFFALAENCRNLEVLVLHHTGLNAPVTRASIHPFSRHKCLKYLALHGFSNLDKSDLEIVLGCPSLESLVLDKSLIGTFGLMHGNSVGRVVKFESIHNPLLHFIPTVW